The proteins below come from a single Chryseobacterium bernardetii genomic window:
- a CDS encoding helix-turn-helix domain-containing protein has translation METHEKLKNLRRQKGLSQVQMGKIIGTDASNYSRKERGEVKIYDDEWKKLAKALEVSLESIKSNGIKHPLSSENSLPTSSITYSQIPDFILETQKKYIERLEKENEKLLEENNKLKKSKK, from the coding sequence ATGGAGACGCATGAAAAATTAAAAAACCTGAGAAGGCAAAAGGGATTATCTCAGGTACAAATGGGGAAAATCATAGGAACAGACGCCTCTAATTATTCACGAAAAGAACGGGGCGAGGTTAAAATTTATGACGATGAATGGAAAAAGCTTGCGAAAGCACTGGAAGTATCTCTGGAAAGTATTAAAAGTAATGGTATAAAACATCCTCTTTCATCTGAAAACAGCTTACCAACATCTAGTATTACCTACTCTCAAATTCCGGATTTCATTTTAGAAACCCAGAAAAAATATATTGAAAGATTAGAGAAGGAAAACGAAAAACTTTTAGAAGAAAATAATAAGTTAAAAAAGAGCAAAAAGTAA
- a CDS encoding NADP-dependent malic enzyme, whose product MSSNNNRDEKNFSQAALDYHKTEPKGKIEVIPSKPHSSQRDLSLAYSPGVAVPCMEIHNKPETVYDYTGKGNLVAVISNGTAVLGLGDIGAEASKPVMEGKGLLFKIFADINVFDIEIDEKDPDKFIEIVKGIAPTFGGINLEDIKAPEAFYIEQRLKEELNIPLMHDDQHGTAIISAAALINSLQIANKNIEDVKMVVNGAGAAAIACTKLYISLGLRKENVLMCDSKGVINHKRQNLTPEKLDFIAQTDIETLEDAVKGSDVFVGLSKGNVMTPEMLLSMNENPIVFALANPDPEIAYDLALATRKDVIMATGRSDFPNQVNNVLGFPYIFRGALDVQATGINEEMKLAAVHAIADLAKEPVPEAVILAYNVQNLQFGREYFIPKPFDNRLITKVSSAVAKAAMESGIARKTITDFEEYENQLLDRMGRDERLVRMMQSRAKSNPKRITLGNAEEYNVLKAAQILYEEGIAYPSLLGDKKYIKEQMERYGINLDIPIIDPSDDDQKENRKKYRETLWKLRQRKGMNEYKAKRYVRQRDYFGPLMLKHGDTDGLIVGFSKNYTSVLRPVLEVIEKDKGVDKVAAMMMILSEKKPIFFADTSINQNPTAEDLVNIAKMAEFTVKSFAIEPRIAMLGFENFAAISETSKKVAKAVNILHEKYPKMIVDGEIQPDFAMNADHLSDYPFSKLGTTPANTFIFPNLESANLSYKILRGMKVAQVIGPILMGLKQPVHVLQMRSSVDEIVNLATIAVLDAQRREKK is encoded by the coding sequence ATGTCAAGTAACAACAATCGCGATGAAAAGAACTTTAGTCAGGCCGCGTTAGATTATCATAAAACAGAACCCAAAGGGAAAATTGAAGTTATACCATCCAAGCCGCATTCATCTCAAAGAGATTTATCATTGGCTTATTCTCCCGGAGTAGCTGTTCCTTGTATGGAAATCCACAACAAGCCGGAAACTGTATACGATTACACCGGAAAAGGTAACCTAGTAGCTGTAATTTCTAACGGTACTGCAGTACTTGGATTGGGAGATATTGGTGCAGAAGCATCAAAACCTGTAATGGAGGGGAAAGGGCTTTTGTTCAAGATTTTCGCTGATATTAACGTTTTCGATATTGAGATTGATGAAAAAGATCCGGATAAATTCATTGAAATTGTAAAAGGAATTGCTCCTACATTTGGAGGAATCAACCTTGAAGACATCAAAGCTCCTGAAGCTTTCTATATAGAGCAAAGACTGAAAGAAGAATTGAATATTCCTTTAATGCATGATGATCAGCACGGAACAGCAATTATTTCTGCAGCAGCATTAATCAATTCATTACAGATTGCTAATAAGAATATTGAAGATGTAAAAATGGTGGTGAATGGAGCCGGAGCAGCTGCAATTGCCTGTACCAAACTTTATATTTCATTAGGATTGAGAAAAGAAAATGTCCTGATGTGCGACAGTAAAGGAGTAATTAATCATAAGAGACAAAACCTTACTCCTGAAAAATTAGACTTCATTGCTCAGACAGATATTGAAACATTAGAAGATGCTGTAAAAGGATCTGATGTTTTCGTAGGGTTATCTAAAGGAAATGTGATGACTCCTGAAATGTTGTTAAGCATGAACGAAAATCCTATCGTATTTGCCCTGGCTAATCCAGATCCTGAAATTGCTTATGACCTTGCTCTTGCAACCCGCAAAGATGTTATCATGGCAACAGGTAGAAGTGATTTTCCTAACCAGGTAAACAATGTATTAGGATTCCCTTATATCTTCCGTGGTGCACTGGATGTTCAGGCAACAGGAATTAATGAAGAAATGAAGCTTGCCGCAGTGCATGCTATTGCGGACCTCGCAAAAGAACCGGTACCTGAAGCGGTAATTCTTGCTTATAACGTTCAGAACCTGCAGTTTGGAAGAGAATATTTCATCCCAAAACCTTTTGACAACAGATTGATTACAAAAGTATCAAGTGCTGTTGCAAAAGCAGCTATGGAAAGTGGTATAGCAAGAAAAACAATTACTGATTTTGAAGAATATGAAAATCAGCTGCTAGACAGAATGGGCAGAGATGAGAGGCTGGTAAGAATGATGCAAAGCCGTGCAAAATCTAATCCGAAGAGAATTACCCTTGGAAATGCTGAAGAATATAATGTATTAAAAGCTGCACAGATTCTTTATGAAGAAGGAATTGCATACCCAAGCCTTTTAGGGGATAAAAAGTACATCAAGGAACAGATGGAGCGTTATGGGATTAACCTGGATATTCCAATCATTGATCCAAGTGACGATGACCAGAAAGAAAACAGAAAGAAATACAGAGAAACACTCTGGAAGCTTCGTCAGAGAAAAGGGATGAATGAATATAAGGCTAAGAGATATGTTCGCCAAAGAGACTATTTCGGACCTTTAATGCTGAAACATGGGGATACTGACGGGCTTATCGTAGGATTCTCTAAAAATTATACTTCCGTATTACGTCCTGTTTTAGAAGTAATAGAAAAAGATAAGGGCGTAGATAAAGTAGCTGCAATGATGATGATCCTTTCTGAAAAGAAACCTATTTTCTTCGCAGATACATCCATTAACCAAAACCCTACAGCGGAAGACCTTGTAAATATTGCTAAAATGGCAGAATTTACAGTGAAATCTTTTGCTATTGAACCTAGAATTGCGATGCTAGGATTCGAAAACTTTGCTGCAATTTCAGAAACTTCTAAAAAAGTAGCTAAAGCAGTAAATATCCTTCATGAGAAATATCCTAAAATGATTGTTGACGGTGAAATACAGCCGGATTTTGCAATGAATGCAGATCACCTGAGCGATTATCCTTTCTCAAAACTAGGAACAACTCCGGCAAACACATTCATATTCCCGAATCTTGAAAGTGCCAATCTTTCTTATAAAATTCTGAGAGGAATGAAAGTAGCACAGGTAATCGGGCCAATCCTGATGGGGTTAAAGCAGCCGGTACACGTTCTTCAGATGCGTTCAAGCGTAGATGAGATCGTTAACCTTGCAACTATTGCCGTTCTTGACGCGCAAAGAAGAGAGAAAAAGTAA